From the Salmo trutta chromosome 30, fSalTru1.1, whole genome shotgun sequence genome, one window contains:
- the LOC115168835 gene encoding baculoviral IAP repeat-containing protein 7 isoform X1 codes for MWATAQAVLTAAGNICPALRALCSHLHSPLWNGKGMTATGPKEKEETTTPSMTDDRSEMMYILETPQMRGEEERLRTFENWPGDAPVTATNLARAGFFFLGPDDKVKCFCCGGILRHWVHGDSPIVEHNRHFPTCSLVMGRAVGNIPLYVVPGSPSDSVDGQLLSQLQRMTVDNQGEAGQAVYPEMESEESRLTTFHNWPTGAAVQPDVLSRAGFFYTGHGDNVKCFYCDGGLRNWEPGDDPWQEHAKWFPRCDFLIQTRGRAYVSNIQDTHFHIETVGVSQTPVSREITSENDVVGGLGVPSAMLSPVVQTVLQMGFEAGLVESLVQTKYLLNGQHYISVSGLVTDILAAEEEDRTRRPQSRGQGLVERQGLSAGGVRTQTPIREKAVGNPAPDELLRQLQEERTCKVCMDKRVSIVFIPCGHLVVCSDCAASLRHCPICRATIRGSVRAFMS; via the exons ATGTGGGCTACTGCGCAAGCCGTGCTTACAGCTGCAGGGAATATATGTCCAGCACTGCGCGCTCTGTGCTCCCACCTGCACAGTCCACTATGGAACGGAAAAGGGATGACTGCCACAGGACCGAAGGAAAAAGAAGAGACCACAACCCCCAGCATGACGGATGACAGGAGCGAGATGATGTATATTCTGGAGACGCCCCAGATGCGAGGCGAGGAGGAGAGGCTTCGAACTTTTGAAAACTGGCCGGGTGATGCACCGGTCACCGCGACCAACCTAGCCAGAGCGGGCTTCTTTTTTCTGGGGCCCGATGATAAGGTCAAGTGCTTCTGTTGTGGAGGGATCCTGAGGCATTGGGTCCATGGGGATAGTCCGATCGTCGAACACAATAGACACTTCCCCACTTGTAGTTTGGTAATGGGTAGAGCCGTTGGGAATATCCCACTGTATGTCGTTCCCGGGTCCCCTTCGGACTCCGTGGACGGTCAGCTGTTGAGCCAGCTGCAGAGGATGACTGTGGACAACCAGGGGGAGGCCGGGCAGGCTGTTTACCCCGAGATGGAGTCAGAGGAATCCCGTCTCACCACCTTCCACAACTGGCCCACCGGTGCGGCGGTCCAGCCCGATGTTCTGTCGAGGGCAGGATTCTTCTACACAG GACACGGTGACAACGTGAAATGTTTCTACTGTGATGGAGGGCTGAGGAACTGGGAACCTGGAGATGACCCCTGGCAGGAGCACGCCAAGTGGTTCCCACG ATGTGACTTCCTGATCCAGACGAGAGGGCGGGCCTACGTCAGCAACATCCAGGATACTCACTTCCACATAGAGACTGTG GGTGTATCACAGACTCCGGTGTCCAGAGAAATCACCTCAGAAAATG ATGTGGTGGGTGGTCTGGGCGTGCCCTCGGCCATGTTGTCTCCTGTGGTCCAGACCGTGCTCCAGATGGGGTTTGAGGCTGGCCTGGTGGAGAGTCTGGTCCAGACCAAGTACCTGCTGAACGGCCAGCACTACATCTCCGTGTCTGGCCTGGTCACTGACATACTGGCAGCTGAGGAGGAGGACCGGACCAGGAGGCCGCAGAGCAGAGGTCAGG GGCTGGTGGAGAGGCAGGGGCTCAGTGCAGGAGGGGTCAGGACACAGACACCCATCAGAGaaaaag CAGTGGGAAACCCCGCCCCTGATGAGCTCCTGCGTCAGCTGCAGGAGGAGCGGACATGTAAGGTGTGTATGGACAAGCGGGTTTCCATCGTCTTCATCCCCTGTGGTCACCTGGTGGTGTGTAGCGACTGTGCTGCCAGCCTGCGTCACTGCCCCATCTGCAGAGCCACCATCAGAGGCAGTGTCCGAGCATTCATGTCCTGA
- the LOC115168835 gene encoding baculoviral IAP repeat-containing protein 3 isoform X2, with amino-acid sequence MAERLTFVCEFACRYTDDEEHKGHGDNVKCFYCDGGLRNWEPGDDPWQEHAKWFPRCDFLIQTRGRAYVSNIQDTHFHIETVGVSQTPVSREITSENDVVGGLGVPSAMLSPVVQTVLQMGFEAGLVESLVQTKYLLNGQHYISVSGLVTDILAAEEEDRTRRPQSRGQGLVERQGLSAGGVRTQTPIREKAVGNPAPDELLRQLQEERTCKVCMDKRVSIVFIPCGHLVVCSDCAASLRHCPICRATIRGSVRAFMS; translated from the exons GACACGGTGACAACGTGAAATGTTTCTACTGTGATGGAGGGCTGAGGAACTGGGAACCTGGAGATGACCCCTGGCAGGAGCACGCCAAGTGGTTCCCACG ATGTGACTTCCTGATCCAGACGAGAGGGCGGGCCTACGTCAGCAACATCCAGGATACTCACTTCCACATAGAGACTGTG GGTGTATCACAGACTCCGGTGTCCAGAGAAATCACCTCAGAAAATG ATGTGGTGGGTGGTCTGGGCGTGCCCTCGGCCATGTTGTCTCCTGTGGTCCAGACCGTGCTCCAGATGGGGTTTGAGGCTGGCCTGGTGGAGAGTCTGGTCCAGACCAAGTACCTGCTGAACGGCCAGCACTACATCTCCGTGTCTGGCCTGGTCACTGACATACTGGCAGCTGAGGAGGAGGACCGGACCAGGAGGCCGCAGAGCAGAGGTCAGG GGCTGGTGGAGAGGCAGGGGCTCAGTGCAGGAGGGGTCAGGACACAGACACCCATCAGAGaaaaag CAGTGGGAAACCCCGCCCCTGATGAGCTCCTGCGTCAGCTGCAGGAGGAGCGGACATGTAAGGTGTGTATGGACAAGCGGGTTTCCATCGTCTTCATCCCCTGTGGTCACCTGGTGGTGTGTAGCGACTGTGCTGCCAGCCTGCGTCACTGCCCCATCTGCAGAGCCACCATCAGAGGCAGTGTCCGAGCATTCATGTCCTGA